Within Flagellimonas maritima, the genomic segment CATTTCCTATGCGGTCACAAATATAATGTCCCTTCTCACAATGCACAACTAATTCATCTTGAATAAATTGAATAACTTTCTCTTTTACGGATTCAGGATACAATACATGGACATTGGCACCGGCATCCAACGTAAAACATACTGGTACCTTGGTCAGCGCTCTATACTCCCAAATTTTATTGATGATTTCCAAAGTATCCGGTTTCATCAAAATAAAGTAAGGCATGCTGGTCATCATCATCGCATGTAAGGTGAGTGCCTCGCTTTCAACAATATCTATAAACCTATTTAAATTTCCTTCTTCAAAAATTGTTTTGAGCTTATCCAAATTTTCGTGGGCCTGGGCAAAACGTCTTTCAGCATAAGGATGGTCGTGCATTAAATTATGACCAACCGAGCTACTAACTTTTTTTTGCCCTTTGTGTACCAATAAGATAGTATCATGAAAATTTTTAAAAACAGAATCAACTTTATAGGGGTATTGTATTCCATACAAATCCGAACTTTCATTAATTGAATAATGTCTTCCCCATTGGATCAAGTCACCTTCAATACTTCTACTTGCACTACCAGAACCCAAACGTGCCAAAAACGAAGCTTTTCTCTTAAAAAAGATGGCATCCATGGTTGGGTTCATTTTCTTTTCAATGTCCATCAAACATAAAGACAAGGCTGCCATTCCACTTGCCGAAGATGCTATGCCACTACTGTGCGGAAAAGAGTTTGATGTCTCGATTTTAAAGTGATAGGATTTTAAAAAGGGAAGGTACTTTTCTACCCGTTCAAAAAAAGTCTGGATCTTCGGTTTAAAGTCTTCCTTGGATTTCCCTTCAAAAAACAATTCAAAAGAAAATTTTGAACTACCAAGCTCACTTTTTTCATAAGAAAGCGAAGTTGTTGTGGCGCTTGCATCCAACGTAAAACTTATAGAGGGATTGGCAGGAATCTGATCTGCCCTTTTTCCCCAATATTTTACCAATGCAATATTACTGGGAACTTTCCAAGTTACTTTTCCTGATAATGGCAGTTCTTCGCATGCACTGGGCAGAAAGTCTTTTTCAGTCATTAAAAATGTTTGGGCAAATATAAGAATGCAGGTAACGATACAGGAAATAGGTATAAATAAATTCTTATTTTAGGGGGAATTGCACTGATCATGAAGAAAAAAATTATTTATATCGCTATAGCCGTCATTATTTGTATTCTAATTGGCTTTCTTTCCAGCTTTGCTACCCAGAGTTCTGTAAACGATTGGTTTCTAACATTGAACAAGCCCAGTTTTAATCCTCCTAATTGGTTATTCGCCCCAGTTTGGACGGTCCTGTATATTTTAATGGGGATTTCTGCAGGGATTGTATGGTCCAAAGGGGTTCATCACATTTGGGTAAAAACAGCATTATATCATTTTGGGTTTCAATTATTGTTCAATGCTTTATGGAGTATTGTATTCTTTGGACTTAAGAATCCTTTAATGGCGCTAGTGGTCATTCTAATTTTGTTTACTTTAATAATATTGACCATAAAATGGTTCAATATCGTGAGTAAAACTGCGGCAATACTTCTTGTACCCTACCTTTTGTGGGTGGGTTTTGCTACAATCTTGAACTATAAAATTTGGGAGTTAAATTGATTTTTAGAAGTCAGTAGATAGTTACTTAACTAAAATTAAGTTTACGTCAATAATTTCAGGCTGAGCGCAGTCGAAGCCCAATTTTAAAAGTTATGCGTTCTCGACTGCGCTCGAGCTGACAGTTTAGAAAATTACCCTGTTCTGGTTCTCCATTTAATAGATAGCTGAAATTATACGTATTTATCCAATTAGCCCTATTAATATTTAATTATTGCTTTTACAGGCTATCGCAATCAACTTTTGTATTGTGTTCAAGTTACGTGTAGTTGCTTCAACTTTGAGTTTTCGCTCTATCAAATTATTGTTCAATTTTGCTTTTCCATAGCCTGTTTTACAATATAAAAAGACGCATGTATCCTTTATGTAAAATTCTTCATTGATAAATTGTTCTTTATTGAATTCTTCGATTAACTGATTGACCGGCGGTTTTTTGAGGAAGGCAAAATATAGCTTATTTTCTTCCGCCCGGCCTAAAAAGGGATTTATACTTAAAACATTTTTTAAATTTTCGCCCGTCGTCACCAAAGTTGGCACATCAAATCCAAAGCTGCTTAAGATAGCATCATGAATAACTTTTTGGAGAAAATCCATATCGGTTTCTTCACTTTTAAAAACCACATTACCACTTTGTATATAGGTTTCAACATTTTGTAGACTTGCTTTTTCCAAAGTCTGTCTTAGATCGGCCATCCCAATCTTTTTTTGGCCGCCAACATTGATTCCTCTAAGTAGGGCAATATATGTTTTCATGGTCAATAATTCCGGGGAATAAAACTACTACGATTTATTTTAGTAAATTCAAACGCAATAAATCAACAGAATGAATCAGTATATCCTTGCCTTGGATCAAGGCACCACAAGCTCCAGAGCTGTAGTTTTTGATAAAAAGGGAGCAATAATCTCCGTAGCCCAAAAAGAGTTTACCCAGATTTTCCCAAAGCCGGGGTGGGTAGAACATGATGCCGATGAAATCTGGGCTACACAAGCTGGTATAGCCGCTGAGGCCGTGAGTAAAAAAGGGTTAAAAGGAGAACAGATAGCGGCCATTGGAATTACAAACCAACGCGAGACCGTTGTGGTTTGGGATAGAAATACTGGAGAGCCCATATATAATGCCATTGTGTGGCAGGATAAACGAACTGCAGATTATTGTGATGAATTAAAAAAGGAGGGGAAATCGGAAATGATTCGTGAGAAGACAGGTTTAGTTATCGATTCCTATTTCTCAGGCACAAAGGTAAAGTGGATTCTTGATAACGTAGAAGGCGCGCGCAAAAAAGCTGAGGCAGGCGATTTGGTTCTAGGTACAATTGACACTTGGCTTATTTGGAAAATGACAGAGGGAAATTTGCATATTACCGATGTTACGAATGCTTCACGGTCATTACTTTTCAATATTAATTCCATGGAATGGGACGACCAACTTTTGGACCTTTTTACCATTCCAAAAAGTATGTTGCCAGAGGTGAAACAGTCCAGTGAGGTCTATGGGCAGACCAGCCCTAATTTTTTTGCTGCCAAAATTCCAATCGCCGGAATCGCCGGTGACCAACAGGCAGCACTTTTTGGACAAATGTGCACTAAGCAAGGTATGGTAAAGAACACATATGGCACTGGTTGTTTTATGCTCATGAATATTGGCGAAAAACCCATTGTATCCAAAAACAACTTGTTGACCACTGTGGCATGGAAAATAAATGGAAAGACACATTATGCACTCGAAGGTAGCATCTTTATTGCCGGTGCCGTTGTGCAATGGCTTCGAGATAGTTTAAAAATTATAAAGACCTCCTCCGAAGTAGAAAGATTGGCAAGTTCAGTGGACAGTACGGAAGGTGTTTATTTTGTACCTGCTTTTGCCGGGTTGGGAGCTCCGCATTGGAACCAACATGCGCAAGGAACAATTTTTGGGCTTACTCGGGGCAGTACAGATGCACACATTGCCAGGGCAGCGCTGGAATCCATAGCCTATCAAACCATGGATATCTTAAAAGCGATGGAAGCAGATTCAGGAATTTCAATAAAAGAACTTAGGGTAGACGGAGGTGCTACGGTAAATAATATGCTTATGCAATTTCAGGCCGATGTTTTGAACACTGTGACCGTTCGTCCAAAAATAGTGGAAACAACTGTTATGGGTGCTGCCTACTTGGCTGGGCTTGCAGTAGGTTATTGGAAAAATCAAGAAGAAATACAGGATATATGGCAGACTGATATACACTTTAATCCATCAAAAGAAAGGGAACCAATTGAAAAAGGAATAAAAGGATGGTATAGAGCCATTGAAGCTCTGGAGCACTGGACACGAAAGTAGTTGACTGATGACCGAGACGGTTGACCTTTGACCTTTAACATTAACCCTTAACCTTTAACCTTTAACCTTTAACCTTTAACCTTTAACCTTTAACCTTTAAACAAATCAACCATGACACCTTTTATTGCAGAAATAGTTGGCACTTTTCTACTTATTTTGTTAGGATGCGGTGTTAATGCCAACGTCTCTCTGAACAAAACTTACGGAAATGGTTCTGGATGGATTGTAATTACCACGGGATGGGCTTTTGCGGTATATACGGGTGTTGTTGTTGCAGGACCGTATAGTGGAGCACATCTTAATCCAGCAGTTACCATTGGTTTGGCAGTTGCTGGAGAATTTTCAATCCCTATGATCGCTCCTTATATTTTGGCTCAATTTATAGGTGCGATGCTCGGTGCTTTTTTCGTATGGCTTATGAACAAAGACCATTTTGATGCTACTGAAGATGGTAATACCAAAAGAGGTGTTTTTTGTAATGCCCCGGCAATTCCCAATATAGCCTTGAATCTTCTTACGGAAGTTTTGGGCACTTTTGTTCTGGTATTTGCAGTGCTTTATTTTACCGATGCAGTTTCCTCTAAGGATAATAGTATAATTGGTCTTGGGTCTCTGGGCGCTTTGCCGGTTGCCTTGATTGTTTGGGGAATTGGTTTGTCATTGGGCGGCACTACGGGATATGCAATAAATCCCGCTCGGGATTTAGGACCTAGAATCATACATGCCCTAGTACCCATTAAAAATAAAGGTTCAAACGGTTGGGGATATTCTTGGATTCCTGTTGTAGGACCAATATTAGGTGCTACTATAGCTGCTGGAATCGCAATGCTTTTAAGCTGATTGATTAGAAGTGATTGCCTGCGCTGCAATATATGCACCGGTCCATGCATTCTGAAAATTGAATCCTCCCGTTATGGCATCTACATTTATTATTTCTCCGGCAAAATAGAGATTTGGGTGAATTTTGCTTTCAAAAGTTTTGAAGTTGATTTCCTTTAGGTCTATTCCCCCTGCAGTAACAAATTCTTCCTTAAATGTACTTTTGCCCTCCACCCTAAATGAGCAAGAAGTAAGTTGCGTGGCCAGATTTTTAAGCTTTTCATTTGTAATATTGGCCCATTTTAAATCTTTATCTATTTCAGCAGCTTTTACCAAATTTAACCAAAGCCTTCTAGGCAAATCCACCGCGTTCGTTTTAGGTATGGTTTTTTTGGCCTCAACTTCTTTTACTTCCTGTAAAAAAAGATACATAGATTCCGTGGTATACTCTGGTTTCCAATTGATGTCAATCCTAAAATTATAGTTGTAATCGTGTAAAATATTGGCCCCCCATGCTGAAAGCTTTAAAATTGCGGGACCGCTCAGTCCCCAATGTGTTATAAGCACTGGACCATCGGACTCTAAAATTGGTTCTTGCTTTATGCCACTTTTTATCTTTACATTGATTTTCGATGAAAAAATTTTTTTGGGAGGAATCATAGCAGTAGCATAAGCGCTAATCCCTTGTATTCCTTTTATTCTTTCATCTGTTATATTAAAAGTAAAAAGTGAAGGCACGGGTGCAATGATAGTATGTCCTATAGATTCCAACTGTTTCCAGATTTTAGGGTTGCTCCCCGTTGCTAAAATAAGTATCCTACAACTGTAGTTCTTGTTCATGGTGGTTACTTGCCATCCTCCGCCGTTTTCTATTTTTTCAAAATGCTTTACCGCACTGTTTTTCAAAATTTTGATTCCAAGACGCTCAGTTTCTGACAGAAAACAATCTATTATTGACTGTGATGAATTACTTTTTGGAAAAATACGGCCATCAGATTCTATTTTTAGAGGAACTCCCCTTTCTTCAAAAAAGGCCATAACATCCATAGGAGCGTGTGTATAAAAAGGCCCCAAAAGTTCTTTTTTGCCTCTTGGATAATTAGCAACCAATTCATGGGCAGAGAATTCTCCATGGGTGACATTACATCGACCTCCCCCAGAAACCTTTACTTTGGAGAGCAAGCTTTTACCTCTTTCAAAAATGGCGATTTTTAGTTCTGGGGATTTTTCTGCAATTTGGATCGCTGCATAGAATCCAGCGGCACCGCCACCTACTATGATAACATCAAACATTAATGTGCCCGCTCAGGGTAATTAGTAATGATTCCGTCGACCCCAAAATTTTTCATTTTTTGAATATCCTCAGTTTCATTGACGGTCCATGTGTATACTTTTAATCCTTCTGACTGTATTCTATTGATATTCTCTTCGGTAAGTGATTCAAAGAATGGATTGATGGCAACGGCGTTCAATTCTTTGGCAATAGGAATTGCATCAATCGGGTCTTCTTCTGTAAGTATGGCTATTTTAATATTTTGGTTGAATTTTCGCATTTTCCTAAGCTCATCCCACTTAAAGCTGGAGATAATGAAATTATCTAAAGTCCAACCTTTTTTGTCCACATAGTTTTCCACGATAAAATTTACCTTTTCTGCTGTATTGCCACCTTTTAGCTCAATATTCAATGCAACTTGGTTATCGATCAATTTTAAGACATCTTGCAGCATAGGTATTTTATGATTTCCATTCAGGATCAGTTTATTCACATCAAAGATATTGTACTCTTCGATTAGCCCTCCACTGTTGGAGAGTCTTTCTACACGCTCGTCATGAAAAACCACAATCTCACCACTTGATATTTTAAATACATCTATTTCTATCATATCCACCCCCAAATCCATTGCTTTTTGTACCGAAGCCAATGTATTTTCAGTTTCATGCCCCATAGCTCCCCTATGCCCAATAACCAAAGTTTTAGAATCTATCATATTACAACTGTTTATCAAGAAAACTGTCAGTATTGCAAATGGTAAACTTTTTTTCATAGTGAAGATTTTTTCAATGCTAAAAATACAACTTGCAAATGAATCTGAAATTAATTTAAGGTGATACGTATTCAATATCAAAATTTTAATAAAACAAATTGATTATCATTTTTTAATATAAATTTTTGACAATTTGATAAAATTTATTTAATACATTTATCGATTCAACAACCAATAAACCAATTATTATGTTTTCAAAATCTAATTTATTAGCTACACTTGCTGCATTTTTTACCATGTTTTTACTGGGATATGGAATTTGGGAATTTTTACTTGCCGAATTTTTTGAAGCACATACTGTAAAAAGTGTTATGAACGAGCAAATGAATATGGGACTGATTGCCGGAAGTAATCTTATCGCAGCTTTTGTATTGAGTACCATTTATGGTAAATGGGCCCGTGGCTATCACAGTGTTGGGGACGGCTTTACTTATGGTGCCTGGATAGGTGTATTTACGGGATTTGGACTAGGACTTTTAAACTACGCGGTCATGGGACTTTCAGATTTAACAGCAGCACTGGTAAATGGAGTTGTAGAGGTTATTTTTTACGGTATAATAGGAGTTGTAATTGCATTGGTATATAAAAATACCGCCAGTAAGGCATAATGGCAACTAACCAACCTTAATGTTGGGGCGGATTGCTTTGCAATCCGCCTTTTTTATTCCTCGATGCTGAAAATAACAGATTCCAGAGGTTGTAATTTTATATCCACCGTTCCCTTTCCATTTTCAACAGTTAATTTTCCTTCTTTCTGATTGTAGAGTTCTTCAACCAGATCATATTCCCCATCCAATAGATTCCATTTGGAAATGACATCCTCTGGCAGTTTCAGTTCAAATTCATAATTTTTATCGGCATCAAAATTTGAAACTATCACCAACTTCTCATTTTTAGACCATCTAACATATGATAACACTCGATAGTCATAATTTTCAGTATTATCCTTATTGTAAAAATGGATTTCTTGATACGCTCCCATCAATGCCTCACTTGTAATTGTAAAATTCAGCAAGCGCTTATAGAAATCCCTCAATTTTTCTTCTTCTTTGGACAATTGCCCTCCATCAAATTTTTTGTCGTTCATCCAACGTTGGTGGTGCGGTACGCCTATATAATCGAATATTGAAGTTCTTGTAGGTTTTCCAAAACCTGCATCCTCTGCCCCTGGCTCTCCCACTTCCTGACCAAAATAAATCATGGTAGGGGATGTACTTAAAGTTGCTGAAACTACCATAGCAGGTTTTGCCAAATCCGCATTTCCTACAAAATCTGGGCTGGCAATCCTTTGTTCGTCATGATTTTCCAAAAAATGGAGCATATGGTGCTCAATGTCTGCCATTCTTTCTTGTACTACGGGTATATGGTCCGTCCATCCATATCCTTTCATAATGTGTTTTATACTATCATAAAGCTCCACTTTATCATATAGATAGTCCATTTTTCCTTTTTGGATATAGTCCCTATACAGATCGGGGTTGTACACTTCGGCTAATAGAAAAGCATCTGGATTCTTCATTTTAATATTGGAGTTCAAATAACTCCAAAATTCTACGGGTACCATCTCGGCCATATCAAAACGGAATCCATCGACCCCAAAATTTAACCAGTACAATGCGATGTCCTTGAACTTGTCCCAAGAGTCTGGAATAGCTTTATCTTTCCAAAAATTATAATGTGCTTGATAGTCTTTGTTGTTGAAACTCTCAGGCAATTGGTCAAAATCCTTGGTGCCATCTGGACTTATACCATAATTCACTTTGATGGTCTCGTACCAATCATTAAAATGGGGCTGAGCCAACCGCGAGCCATTGCCTGTCCATTTGGCGGGACTTTCTTTAAATTTTTTATCTGCTCTGGGATTTTGTTCCCCGCCCAAGGGAAGATACCCATCTTGCCATTCGGGCACTTTAAACTGTGAACCTGGTATATAATAGAAATTATTGTTTATAGCATATTCCACAGTAGTATCATCTTTGGCCCCAAAATCAAAAACACCCTCTGGATTTGTTTTTCCTTCATAGTTTCTGGCTACGTGATTGGGTACAATGTCGATGATGACCTTCATTCCCACGCTATGTGTTCTTTCCACTAGGGATTTAAATTCTTCCAATCGTTTTGAAGGGTCAACGGCCAGATCTGGGTTCACGTTGTAATAATCCTTGACCGCATAAGGGGATCCCGCACGTCCCTTTACAACGTCCGGGTCATCATTGGAAATTCCATATGCTGTATAATCACTGATAAGGGCATGATGTGGAACACCGGTATACCAAATATGGGTAACACCCAGATTCTTAATTTCTTTAAGTGCTTTTTCCGTAAAATCGTTAAATTTTCCAACTCCATTTTCCTCAATGGTGCCCCAAGGTTTATTTGTAGTATTGGTATTTCCAAAAAGTCGTGTAAAAACCTGATAAACTACAAACTTTTTTTTCATTACTTTCTCAACTGGTTTTTTCTCTATTTTCTTTTCACATGCAGATACTATAATAATAATCACTGAAAAAGCGACGTAGAGATATCGTTTCATGCTTGAACTGCTTTTCTGGGAATTAATTCGACTGGTTTATCGTTTACTTTGATCATCAATGCTTTCTCCCCGGTAATTTCGAAGCTTGCTTCTTTTTTTGAAACTTTTACTGTAATAATTTGATTTCTAAAATTTATTTTAAAAGTATATGATTCCCATTGTTCTGGTATCTGTGGCGTAAAATGGAGCTCATCATTTAATACGCGCATACCTCCAAAACCTTCTACTATACTCATCCATGTACCCGCCATGGATGTGATGTGCAATCCTTCTTCAACTTCTTTATTATAATCATCCAAATCCAATCTAGATGTTCTCAAATAGAATTTATAAGCCTGCTCCATCCTGCCCAACTTTGCTGCCTGTATGCTATGCACACATGGAGACAATGAGGATTCATGGACCGTAAAAGGTTCGTAGAAATCAAAATGTTTTTCTAGCACATCCCTGCCAAAATGGTCTTCAAAAAAATAGAATCCCTGCAAAACGTCCGCTTGTTTTATGTAAGGTGAACGTAATATTCTGTCCCAGCTCCATTTTTGGTTTATTGGCCT encodes:
- a CDS encoding diphosphomevalonate/mevalonate 3,5-bisphosphate decarboxylase family protein, yielding MTEKDFLPSACEELPLSGKVTWKVPSNIALVKYWGKRADQIPANPSISFTLDASATTTSLSYEKSELGSSKFSFELFFEGKSKEDFKPKIQTFFERVEKYLPFLKSYHFKIETSNSFPHSSGIASSASGMAALSLCLMDIEKKMNPTMDAIFFKRKASFLARLGSGSASRSIEGDLIQWGRHYSINESSDLYGIQYPYKVDSVFKNFHDTILLVHKGQKKVSSSVGHNLMHDHPYAERRFAQAHENLDKLKTIFEEGNLNRFIDIVESEALTLHAMMMTSMPYFILMKPDTLEIINKIWEYRALTKVPVCFTLDAGANVHVLYPESVKEKVIQFIQDELVVHCEKGHYICDRIGNGAKKLY
- a CDS encoding TspO/MBR family protein → MKKKIIYIAIAVIICILIGFLSSFATQSSVNDWFLTLNKPSFNPPNWLFAPVWTVLYILMGISAGIVWSKGVHHIWVKTALYHFGFQLLFNALWSIVFFGLKNPLMALVVILILFTLIILTIKWFNIVSKTAAILLVPYLLWVGFATILNYKIWELN
- a CDS encoding DUF1697 domain-containing protein translates to MKTYIALLRGINVGGQKKIGMADLRQTLEKASLQNVETYIQSGNVVFKSEETDMDFLQKVIHDAILSSFGFDVPTLVTTGENLKNVLSINPFLGRAEENKLYFAFLKKPPVNQLIEEFNKEQFINEEFYIKDTCVFLYCKTGYGKAKLNNNLIERKLKVEATTRNLNTIQKLIAIACKSNN
- the glpK gene encoding glycerol kinase GlpK; the encoded protein is MNQYILALDQGTTSSRAVVFDKKGAIISVAQKEFTQIFPKPGWVEHDADEIWATQAGIAAEAVSKKGLKGEQIAAIGITNQRETVVVWDRNTGEPIYNAIVWQDKRTADYCDELKKEGKSEMIREKTGLVIDSYFSGTKVKWILDNVEGARKKAEAGDLVLGTIDTWLIWKMTEGNLHITDVTNASRSLLFNINSMEWDDQLLDLFTIPKSMLPEVKQSSEVYGQTSPNFFAAKIPIAGIAGDQQAALFGQMCTKQGMVKNTYGTGCFMLMNIGEKPIVSKNNLLTTVAWKINGKTHYALEGSIFIAGAVVQWLRDSLKIIKTSSEVERLASSVDSTEGVYFVPAFAGLGAPHWNQHAQGTIFGLTRGSTDAHIARAALESIAYQTMDILKAMEADSGISIKELRVDGGATVNNMLMQFQADVLNTVTVRPKIVETTVMGAAYLAGLAVGYWKNQEEIQDIWQTDIHFNPSKEREPIEKGIKGWYRAIEALEHWTRK
- a CDS encoding MIP/aquaporin family protein, which translates into the protein MTPFIAEIVGTFLLILLGCGVNANVSLNKTYGNGSGWIVITTGWAFAVYTGVVVAGPYSGAHLNPAVTIGLAVAGEFSIPMIAPYILAQFIGAMLGAFFVWLMNKDHFDATEDGNTKRGVFCNAPAIPNIALNLLTEVLGTFVLVFAVLYFTDAVSSKDNSIIGLGSLGALPVALIVWGIGLSLGGTTGYAINPARDLGPRIIHALVPIKNKGSNGWGYSWIPVVGPILGATIAAGIAMLLS
- a CDS encoding NAD(P)/FAD-dependent oxidoreductase — encoded protein: MFDVIIVGGGAAGFYAAIQIAEKSPELKIAIFERGKSLLSKVKVSGGGRCNVTHGEFSAHELVANYPRGKKELLGPFYTHAPMDVMAFFEERGVPLKIESDGRIFPKSNSSQSIIDCFLSETERLGIKILKNSAVKHFEKIENGGGWQVTTMNKNYSCRILILATGSNPKIWKQLESIGHTIIAPVPSLFTFNITDERIKGIQGISAYATAMIPPKKIFSSKINVKIKSGIKQEPILESDGPVLITHWGLSGPAILKLSAWGANILHDYNYNFRIDINWKPEYTTESMYLFLQEVKEVEAKKTIPKTNAVDLPRRLWLNLVKAAEIDKDLKWANITNEKLKNLATQLTSCSFRVEGKSTFKEEFVTAGGIDLKEINFKTFESKIHPNLYFAGEIINVDAITGGFNFQNAWTGAYIAAQAITSNQSA
- a CDS encoding glycerophosphodiester phosphodiesterase; protein product: MIDSKTLVIGHRGAMGHETENTLASVQKAMDLGVDMIEIDVFKISSGEIVVFHDERVERLSNSGGLIEEYNIFDVNKLILNGNHKIPMLQDVLKLIDNQVALNIELKGGNTAEKVNFIVENYVDKKGWTLDNFIISSFKWDELRKMRKFNQNIKIAILTEEDPIDAIPIAKELNAVAINPFFESLTEENINRIQSEGLKVYTWTVNETEDIQKMKNFGVDGIITNYPERAH
- a CDS encoding alpha-amylase family glycosyl hydrolase, whose product is MKRYLYVAFSVIIIIVSACEKKIEKKPVEKVMKKKFVVYQVFTRLFGNTNTTNKPWGTIEENGVGKFNDFTEKALKEIKNLGVTHIWYTGVPHHALISDYTAYGISNDDPDVVKGRAGSPYAVKDYYNVNPDLAVDPSKRLEEFKSLVERTHSVGMKVIIDIVPNHVARNYEGKTNPEGVFDFGAKDDTTVEYAINNNFYYIPGSQFKVPEWQDGYLPLGGEQNPRADKKFKESPAKWTGNGSRLAQPHFNDWYETIKVNYGISPDGTKDFDQLPESFNNKDYQAHYNFWKDKAIPDSWDKFKDIALYWLNFGVDGFRFDMAEMVPVEFWSYLNSNIKMKNPDAFLLAEVYNPDLYRDYIQKGKMDYLYDKVELYDSIKHIMKGYGWTDHIPVVQERMADIEHHMLHFLENHDEQRIASPDFVGNADLAKPAMVVSATLSTSPTMIYFGQEVGEPGAEDAGFGKPTRTSIFDYIGVPHHQRWMNDKKFDGGQLSKEEEKLRDFYKRLLNFTITSEALMGAYQEIHFYNKDNTENYDYRVLSYVRWSKNEKLVIVSNFDADKNYEFELKLPEDVISKWNLLDGEYDLVEELYNQKEGKLTVENGKGTVDIKLQPLESVIFSIEE